From Vitis vinifera cultivar Pinot Noir 40024 chromosome 14, ASM3070453v1, a single genomic window includes:
- the LOC104881476 gene encoding retrovirus-related Pol polyprotein from transposon RE1 — protein sequence MPLIVITTTSRDAWQHLTCLFASKSRARIMQLKKDLTLIQQGSHTVFEFLHAVKVIAYELSLIDAPVSDDDLTLYVLNVLGYEFRDMVAPICARETTLSFAELHDLLIGHEHYLKRIDGNSSTLVVIANSFQRKSLNPRFKNSKNRSKQSSSNKASLKKSYVVCQICDHLSHTTKNCAKLQS from the coding sequence ATGCCTCTTATTGTTATAACCACTACAAGTCGTGATGCTTGGCAGCATCTTACCTGCTTGTTTGCTAGCAAATCTCGGGCTCGGATTATGCAATTGAAGAAAGATCTCACCCTTATTCAACAAGGTTCCCACACGGTGTTTGAGTTCCTTCATGCAGTTAAGGTAATTGCTTATGAACTCTCGTTGATTGATGCACCTGTTTCAGATGATGATTTGACGTTATATGTGCTTAATGTCCTTGGTTATGAGTTTCGAGATATGGTGGCTCCCATATGCGCGAGAGAAACTACCTTGTCTTTTGCAGAGTTGCATGATCTATTAATTGGTCATGAACACTACCTCAAACGCATTGATGGAAATTCTTCGACCCTAGTTGTCATTGCCAATTCCTTCCAACGAAAGTCGTTGAATCCTCGGTTCAAAAATAGCAAGAACCGTTCCAAACAAAGTTCCTCCAACAAAGCTTCTTTAAAGAAATCCTATGTTGTGTGCCAAATATGTGATCACCTCAGTCACACTACAAAGAATTGTGCCAAACTGCAGTCTTGA